The DNA region GGATCATGTCAACGATCCCGTCGAACAGCTCTTCCTGCGCCGAGACGATGATGACGTTGGAGATCTCGTCGACCCCCACGGACAGGGCGCCTTGGAAGCCTACCTTGACCGGCGCCGATTTCTTTTTTGAGTCGTCGGAATCGGCGCCCCCGCCGCCGTAGCGGATGACGGTGGTGGTCTCCTTGGCGCTGCCCGCCTTCTGGTCGGCGTCGTCGAACTCTTTGTCGCGCGAGCTCAGCAGGTCGCGGTACACTTCCTTAAGCGCCGCGGCGATCGTCCCCGCCTGCGAGTAGCGGATCTTGATCGTCGCCGTGCGTCGGCTCTTCACCGAGTCGTCTGGCGCGGGGATGTCGTAGGCCTTGATGAGCCGCTCGATCTCGGCGAGTTGCCCCGCCGACGCGTTTGCGGCCAAGATAGTGTTGGTGGCGGTGTCGTAGATAAGCCGCAGCTTGGGGCGTTTGGAAAGCCGCATCGCCGGCTGTTCGCCCCCTTCCCGGCGCCACGTGTCGCTCCAGTAGTCGTAGTACTGATTGCCTCCGTCGGACATGTCCTCCTCGAAAAACTCCGTCAGGTTCAACCAGACCGAAAAGGCAGAGACATGATCGACCTGGAAAATCTTGAACCGCTCTTCCTGCGGCGCCAGCGAACCGACCAGTTCTTCTAGCTTAGCGACCGAGTCGGGGTCGGACCCCGTGAGCACGATCCGGCCGTCTGGGGTCACCGTGATGGTTACGGCAGGGGGCTCGGCGGCCGTGGCCACCTCGGACCTGGTCGCCTCGGAAACAACCCGTGCCGGGACGCGGCGTTTGTCGGTCGATCGGTCGGCCGGCGGCGTCTCAACGGGGGGCGGCTCTTCTGCCGGCGCCGCCGCGGGCTTCGGTTCGGCCACGGACTGGTCGTCGATCTTCAGCTCTACCCCTCCGCCGACCGACGGCCACAGGGCGCGGAGCTTCTCGAGCAGCTCGTCGGTCGCCTCGGCGCCGATCGGATCGAGCACCTGCATCGGTTTGGCTGCGTACCCTTCGCCGGGGATCTCGCCCAACTTCACCAGCAGGGTTCGGACCTGCTCGATCTGCTCGTCGGCGCCGCGCACGATCAAGCGGTTGTTCTCGATGTCCGCGTCGACGCGCAGAGTGGGTTTGGGCGTGTCTTCTTCCTCGGGTTGGTCGTACCACGAATAGAAGTACCCGTTGCGGTTGTTGTCCTTCTTTTTTTCTTCTTCTTGGCCCCCGATGAGTGCCATCACCGTGCCGGCGACCGCGTCGACCGGGCGGCGTCGGATGTAGAACACCTCGATCCGCTCACGGGCGCCGTCCAGTTGCGAGATCATCCGCTCGATCGTCGCGTGGTCGTGCAGCGACGCACGCGCGAAGAGGATCTTCGCCTTGTTATCGGCGCGCAGCTCGGTGAGCGGATCGAGGTCGCCGATCTCTTCGAGCGTCGTCTGCAAAGTCTTTGGTTCGATTGTCTTCAGTTGGTAGGTCTCTGCCGTGCGCGTGGTGGGCGACCCGCTACTGCCCTGGCTCGATCCCGGGGGGGGGACGTCCAGGTACTCGATGGCGCGCTCAACGATCTCCATCTGTTCCCGCGGGGCGTTCACCAGAACGCTGTTCTCGTTGCGGTTGAAGGCGATGAAGACGGGCGGGCCGTCTTTGTTGAGCAGCTTCGACACGTCCTTGCCGGCGCCTTGCATCTGCGTCATCAGTTGCATCTTCTGCTGCTGGATCTGCAGCTCCATCTGCGACGGCCGCGACGCGGGGTCGAGCCCCAGCACCACGTAGAGGGTGTCGATCACCTTCTCCGCACGCGCGTGCTTCAGCACGAACCGTCGCGGGATCTGTTGCGGGGTGTTGGCCAGTCGTTCGTCGTTCAGCACCGCGCTGACCATCCGCAGGTTGGCGACCGCGTCGATCGCCAGCACGCGCCCGGTTGCCGTGAGCGGCAGCACCTTGGCGTTTGGGCTGAGCACCTGCTTGAGGTCCTCGACCACCTGCTTTGCTTCTAGGTCTTTCGGGAGGGCGAACGACACCTTCACGATGTCGTGCGGCTGGCGGTCGTAGAGCTCGTCTTCTTCGACACGCGGGATAAAGCTGGGATCGATCTTGTCGAGCTTGAAGACGCTCAGCACTTCCCCCTGCAAGAAGAGCCCGTAGCCGCGGGCCTGCAGGTGGCGGTTGATCAGGTCGCGCGACTCCGCGATCGTGTAGGCCCGTTGGGTCGATAGGTTCAGGTAGTCGCTAGGAAGCTCCTGCCAATCGAGGCTGAGGTTGCTGACGCTCGCCAGCCACTGCAGCACGTCCGGCCAAGGCTGCCCGGTAAACCCGAACTGCACGCGGCCGGTCTTGTCCGGTCTGACGTCGAACTCGCGGGGGTCGGGGGTGCGGGGCGGCTTGCTGGGGCGTTTGACCGGGCCGTCTTTGCCCTCTTCCTTCTTCTCATCCCCCTCCTTCTTGGCGTCTTCTCCTTCTTTGGTCTCCTGCTTGTTCGCCTCTCCTTCGGCCGGCTTGGCCTCGCCCCCCTTGGCGGGCTGTCCGGGCTCGACCTGCACCGGCTGACCCGGGCTCACCGGCGAGACGCGAACCGTGCTCGTCGCGCCGTCTGGCGTTTGGACGAACACTGCTTCTGCGGAGGCCCTCACCGGCAGAGAACAAACAACCGTCAAGAGGATCGCAAACAATGTTCTGTGATCGTGCATGACGGATCGGTCCGGAGGTAAGCCGGCGGGCTCAGTAGATAAGCAGACCGCGCCTTGGGGATCAGTATAGAACCCCGCGGACGCCAACACCAACTACTCGCGGTCACACCTCAGACGCGACCGGGCCGGAGAGCCATGCTAGGGCCCGACAGCCGGCCCCCATGGACAAAGAGCGGCGCCGCCGCCTGTTTTGTTCAATTATTTGTCATCGCAGCGATTACCGCGTCGGTGTACTCGTCCGTGCCGGCCGACCCCCCCAGGTCGCCGGTTACGGTCTCCGCGGCGCCGATCACGCCGCGGACCGCTTCCTCGATGCGGTCCGCCGCTTGTTTTTCGCCCAAGTAGCGGAGCATCAGAACGCCGCTGAGGATGATCGCGGTGGGGTTGGCCAGCCCCTTGCCGGCGATGTCGGGCGCCGTGCCGTGCACGGCCTCGAACACCGAGCCGTGGGCGCCGATGTTGGCGCTGGGGGTGACCCCCAGGCCCCCCACCAGGCCGCTCGCTAGGTCGGAGAGGATGTCGCCGAACAGGTTCTCCATCACCAGCACGTCGAAGTTTTTGGGGTCGAGCACCAGTTTCATCGCCGCGGCGTCGACGATGCAGTCGTCGAACGCGATGTCTTTGAACTCCTCGGACACCTGCCGGCAGGTGTCGAGGAACAGCCCGTCGCTGAGCTTGAGGATGTTGGCTTTGTGGACGCAGGTAACCCGCCCACGCCCCTGCCGGCGCGCCGTATCAAAGGCGAACCTTGCGATCCGTTCGCTCGCGACCTGGGTGATCACTCGCAGGCTCTCAACCACGCCCGGCACGACCGTGTGCTCGAGGCCGCTGTAGAGCCCCTCGGTGTTTTCGCGGACGACGATCAGGTCGACGTTGTCGTACCGGCTGACGATGCCGGGCATCGATCGCGCCGGGCGGTAGTTGGCGTAGAGCTGGAGTTTTTGACGGAGCTCGACGTTGACGCTCCGGTACCCCCCGCCGCTAGCGGTGGCCGTTGGGCCCTTGAGCGTCGCGTCCGCGGCGCGGATCGCCTCGAGCGTCTCGGCCGGCAGCGGCGAGCCGAGCGTCTCGAAGGCGCCGGCGCCGATCTGACGCTCCGACCACTCGATTTCAATTCCGGTAGCGGCAATCACGCGTTGAGCGGCGGCGGTGACTTCCGGGCCAATCCCGTCTCCGGGGGCCAGCACGATTCGGTAGGGCATGGTGGGTCGCTCTGGGGGGTGGGGTCGCGGGGGCTGTATCGTATCGCGCATTGCTTGCAAGCAACACGGCGAGCCAGCGACGGTCCGGCGACCAGACCGATCGGGGGCAACCGCTAAGGGCGGGCGTCCGGCGGCGCCACCAACGCCGAGGCGCCCCCCGCCGTAACGCCGATCACCAGAACCCCTTCCGTCGGGGGCTGGTCGAACACGGGGGCCAAGTACGGAAAGACCTCGGGCGCCTCTCGGCGGCAGTCGTCCCAGGCGATCGCCCGCGCAAACAACGTGGCGTCTTCTTCGTCGGCCTCGGCCAGGGCGTCGTCCACGGCCTCGTCCCCCAGCCAGCCCCGGGCGATGGCGCCCCCTACCTCGTCTTCGCAGTCCACCAACCACACCACGGGCTGGCTGACCCCTTCTGCGACCGCGTCGTCCAGCGTTTGGAACACGAGCCCCAGCGAAGACTCGACCATGGCTTGTTGCTGTTCAAGAGGGTCGTCGTTCATGGAATGGACTTTGTGAGCCGAGGCGTCTCTGCCCCCGGAGTGGTAGACGGGATGGCTGCATCAAGCGAGCCGCGCCGGGGGCGGGGACGCCCCGGCTCGCACGGAGGCACGACGCCCCGAGTCGCGAGGCGCGTTCGCTGGGCACGCGAGAGGATAATGCGCCGCGGGCGAAATAAAACAAGGCCCGACGCCCCCCGAAGGAGACGCCGGGCCCTGGTATCGTTTTGCTTTGAGATCAGGCGTTGCGGAGGCTGCTAGCGGCCCCCGCTCGGCGGGAACTCAGAAGCAGGTGGTGGTCGCCTGGGGCGACCCGTCGGCCATCTCAGGCGTGACCACCTCGCTGGCTACATGGACAATTAATCAAAGACCACCTCCTTTTGAAACTAGGTTACGGCGGACCGTGGAGTGAATGCCAGAGACGCTCCCAGGCCGGCCCTCTAGTCCGTCACGCGTCGTCCGCGTGACCTCTACTAGTAATTATAGTCGGCCGTTGGGGGCCGTCTATGTGAATCTGCAAGGTTTTGCGCCTTGCAATTGGTAAGAGCCCCCCCGGCGTGGCGGGGTTCGCGAAAAAATGGCGGTTTTTTCTCGGCGTCTAGTTCCGCCGCATGGCCGAGGATCGCCCGACCGCTTCGGGCGTTCCCTCCTGCGATTTCCTAGCAGAGATGGCGCCCAGCCGGGGCGCGCCGGCCTCCGCTGCCGCTCGGCCCGCCGGGTTGGTTCGGGAATTCCTCTTTGACTTGGCCTCGACAGCCGATAGAAAACCGTTAATCTTCCCGCATTCGCGTAACACGGTTTTCCGCCCGAAGTCCCCTAGACCTCCGCCGCCGCCCCCTAGCGGCGATACCCATGATTGGCACCGCGGCGCTGCTCACCACCACCGGCCTACTCGTAGGCAGCGGGATTGTGGAGCTGGCGCGCCATCGCGCCCGCCTCGCGAAGATACCGGTCCGCGTTCACGTCGCCGGCACGCGGGGAAAGAGCAGTGTGGCCCGCCTGATCGCTGCTGGCATGCGCCACCACGGGACGCGGACCTGCTGCAAGACCACCGGCACGCTGCCTCAGATGATCCTGCCGGACGGCACGGAGTACCCCGTGTTCCGCCCCGCCGGCGCCAACGTGATCGAGCAGATCCGCATTGTCGACACGGCGGTCGATTTCGGCTCTGAGGCGTTGGTGATGGAGTGCATGGCGCTCATCCCCTACCTGCACTGGCTGTGCGAGGACAAGCTGGTCCGCGCCACCCACGGCGTGATTACCAACGCCCGTGAGGACCACCTCGACGTGATGGGCCCGGGCGAGCGCGACGTCGCCAGGTGCCTGGCCGGCATGACACCCGTTGGCGGCAAGCTGTACACCGCCGAACGCGACCACCTCGATATTTTTGACATGGCGTGCCGCGACCGCGGCACCGAGTTGATCGCTGTGACCGAAGAAGACGTGGCCGCCATCACGCCGCTCGACCTATCGGGCTTCCCCTACGTCGAGCACGCAGAGAACGTGGCGCTGGCGCTGCGGGTCTGTGGCGACCTGGGGGTCGCCCGCGGCACGGCGCTCGCGGGCATGTGGCAGGCCAAGCCCGACCCGGGGGCGATGACCGCCCACGAGATGAACTTCTTCGGCCGGGAGATCAACTTCGTCAATGGGTTCGCCGCGAACGACGCCGAGTCGACCGAGCGGATCTGGAAGATGGCGCTCGAGCGGTACCCCGACGTCTACCGCCGGATCGCGGTCTTCAATTGCCGCGTAGACCGGCCGGACCGTTCCGAGCAGCTCGGCAAAGCCGTGATGAGTTGGCCCGCGGCCGATTACTACGTGCTGATCGGCACCGGGACGTACATCTTCGGGCGGGCCGCGGCCAAGGCGGGCATGGATTCGCTGAAGCTCGTGTTCGCCGAGGACCGCAAGGCGGACGAGATCTTCGAACGGATCATCGAGCTCTCCGGCGGTTCTGCACTGGTGATGGGCATGGCCAACATCGGCGGCATCGGCCTCGACGTGGTCCGCTACTTCGCGAACCGCAGCACGACGAGAATGTTCAAGTGACGGGCTTTAGGCGTTCGGTATTAGCCGTTGGGACGAAAGCCGCGCAGGCGAACGCACACGCGGCAGATACCGCGACCAACCATTCGTTTCCTGACGACGCAAACCAAAAACCTAACACCTTAGAAAAACCCGAAGGGGATCAACGTGGCTGAGTTAATCGCGGTCTCCATTGGAATCGGGCTGGCCGTAAGCCTGCTCTTCTCCGAGGTGTTCGGCCTGGCGGCCGGCGGCATGGTCGTGCCCGGCTACTTTGCCGTGTACCTCAACCGGCCGATCGACGTCACCCTGACGATCGTCTGCGCCCTGGCGACCTACTTCATCGTCCACCTGCTGTCGACCTTCATCATCATCTACGGCCGCCGCCGCACGGTGCTGATGATCCTGGTGGGGTACCTGATGGGCTCGCTGATCCGCTGGTCTATGGTGAGCGTCTCGCCGATGTTCACCACCGGCCCGGCCGGCGAGGAAGCCGCCAACAGCCGGGTCGACCTGCTGGGATCGCTCGCTTACACCTTTGGCCCGGGGCAAGACAGCTTCGAGCTAATCGGCTACATCATCCCCGGATTGGTGGCCATCTGGATCGACCGCCAGGGGCTGGTC from Pirellulimonas nuda includes:
- a CDS encoding secretin N-terminal domain-containing protein produces the protein MHDHRTLFAILLTVVCSLPVRASAEAVFVQTPDGATSTVRVSPVSPGQPVQVEPGQPAKGGEAKPAEGEANKQETKEGEDAKKEGDEKKEEGKDGPVKRPSKPPRTPDPREFDVRPDKTGRVQFGFTGQPWPDVLQWLASVSNLSLDWQELPSDYLNLSTQRAYTIAESRDLINRHLQARGYGLFLQGEVLSVFKLDKIDPSFIPRVEEDELYDRQPHDIVKVSFALPKDLEAKQVVEDLKQVLSPNAKVLPLTATGRVLAIDAVANLRMVSAVLNDERLANTPQQIPRRFVLKHARAEKVIDTLYVVLGLDPASRPSQMELQIQQQKMQLMTQMQGAGKDVSKLLNKDGPPVFIAFNRNENSVLVNAPREQMEIVERAIEYLDVPPPGSSQGSSGSPTTRTAETYQLKTIEPKTLQTTLEEIGDLDPLTELRADNKAKILFARASLHDHATIERMISQLDGARERIEVFYIRRRPVDAVAGTVMALIGGQEEEKKKDNNRNGYFYSWYDQPEEEDTPKPTLRVDADIENNRLIVRGADEQIEQVRTLLVKLGEIPGEGYAAKPMQVLDPIGAEATDELLEKLRALWPSVGGGVELKIDDQSVAEPKPAAAPAEEPPPVETPPADRSTDKRRVPARVVSEATRSEVATAAEPPAVTITVTPDGRIVLTGSDPDSVAKLEELVGSLAPQEERFKIFQVDHVSAFSVWLNLTEFFEEDMSDGGNQYYDYWSDTWRREGGEQPAMRLSKRPKLRLIYDTATNTILAANASAGQLAEIERLIKAYDIPAPDDSVKSRRTATIKIRYSQAGTIAAALKEVYRDLLSSRDKEFDDADQKAGSAKETTTVIRYGGGGADSDDSKKKSAPVKVGFQGALSVGVDEISNVIIVSAQEELFDGIVDMIQLLDSEAKPNNAVQVRQISGAVQPESLQKALADALGTPWIGGKPQQAESGEDRGRDNGNSRRDRDRGDRGGDRRRGND
- a CDS encoding isocitrate/isopropylmalate dehydrogenase family protein; translation: MPYRIVLAPGDGIGPEVTAAAQRVIAATGIEIEWSERQIGAGAFETLGSPLPAETLEAIRAADATLKGPTATASGGGYRSVNVELRQKLQLYANYRPARSMPGIVSRYDNVDLIVVRENTEGLYSGLEHTVVPGVVESLRVITQVASERIARFAFDTARRQGRGRVTCVHKANILKLSDGLFLDTCRQVSEEFKDIAFDDCIVDAAAMKLVLDPKNFDVLVMENLFGDILSDLASGLVGGLGVTPSANIGAHGSVFEAVHGTAPDIAGKGLANPTAIILSGVLMLRYLGEKQAADRIEEAVRGVIGAAETVTGDLGGSAGTDEYTDAVIAAMTNN
- the pgsB gene encoding poly-gamma-glutamate synthase PgsB — its product is MIGTAALLTTTGLLVGSGIVELARHRARLAKIPVRVHVAGTRGKSSVARLIAAGMRHHGTRTCCKTTGTLPQMILPDGTEYPVFRPAGANVIEQIRIVDTAVDFGSEALVMECMALIPYLHWLCEDKLVRATHGVITNAREDHLDVMGPGERDVARCLAGMTPVGGKLYTAERDHLDIFDMACRDRGTELIAVTEEDVAAITPLDLSGFPYVEHAENVALALRVCGDLGVARGTALAGMWQAKPDPGAMTAHEMNFFGREINFVNGFAANDAESTERIWKMALERYPDVYRRIAVFNCRVDRPDRSEQLGKAVMSWPAADYYVLIGTGTYIFGRAAAKAGMDSLKLVFAEDRKADEIFERIIELSGGSALVMGMANIGGIGLDVVRYFANRSTTRMFK
- the pgsC gene encoding poly-gamma-glutamate biosynthesis protein PgsC, translating into MAELIAVSIGIGLAVSLLFSEVFGLAAGGMVVPGYFAVYLNRPIDVTLTIVCALATYFIVHLLSTFIIIYGRRRTVLMILVGYLMGSLIRWSMVSVSPMFTTGPAGEEAANSRVDLLGSLAYTFGPGQDSFELIGYIIPGLVAIWIDRQGLVETLGALASAAVVVRLILILIYGAQLNAIL